One stretch of Pradoshia sp. D12 DNA includes these proteins:
- a CDS encoding carbohydrate ABC transporter permease has translation MQEKSIGNRIFNFFNYSLLLIIGLACFIPFLNVIASSFATTQEVVEKDFILFPTTFTLSAYEYIFSTPTIFKSFAVSIGVTGVGTLVSMVLTSLMAYSLSRKYLVGRRFLNFVVVFTMLFSGGMIPTYLVVKNLGLIDTYWALILPIAISAFNLIIMRNFFQAIPESLEESAKVDGCNDFMIFIKIILPLSLPSIATISLFYAVAYWNEYTNAILYINDSSKWPIQVLLRQIVIVSSGMQADNSVVEVVPPAQTIKMAVISVATLPMLILYPFLQKYFIKGAFVGSVKA, from the coding sequence TTGCAAGAGAAGAGTATCGGAAATCGAATTTTTAATTTTTTCAATTACTCATTATTACTTATTATTGGCCTGGCATGCTTCATTCCATTTCTAAATGTAATTGCCAGCTCCTTTGCTACTACCCAAGAGGTAGTTGAAAAGGATTTTATCTTGTTTCCCACAACCTTCACTTTAAGTGCCTATGAGTATATTTTTTCAACACCAACCATTTTTAAAAGCTTTGCCGTTTCGATTGGGGTGACTGGAGTAGGGACGCTCGTTAGTATGGTTCTGACATCCTTAATGGCATACTCCCTTTCCCGAAAATATTTGGTTGGCAGACGGTTCTTAAACTTTGTGGTCGTTTTTACGATGTTATTCAGTGGAGGCATGATCCCGACTTACCTGGTAGTCAAAAATTTAGGGTTAATTGATACCTACTGGGCACTCATTTTGCCTATCGCAATCAGTGCCTTCAATCTCATTATCATGAGGAATTTTTTCCAAGCGATTCCCGAAAGCCTGGAGGAATCAGCAAAAGTGGATGGGTGCAATGATTTTATGATTTTCATTAAAATTATCCTACCTCTCTCATTACCTTCAATCGCAACAATTTCTTTGTTCTATGCGGTTGCCTATTGGAATGAATATACCAACGCAATTCTTTATATTAATGATTCATCTAAATGGCCCATTCAAGTCTTACTTCGCCAAATCGTCATTGTATCAAGCGGCATGCAGGCAGATAACTCAGTTGTCGAGGTTGTTCCTCCTGCCCAAACGATTAAAATGGCGGTTATCTCTGTCGCCACTCTACCAATGTTGATTCTATATCCTTTCTTGCAAAAATATTTTATTAAAGGTGCTTTTGTCGGCTCAGTGAAAGCGTAA
- a CDS encoding AraC family transcriptional regulator: MKHKPKYFYRIFFPFVLVGSLVMIIFNCFAFLFTRDSLEEKIIVEKQENVVQTMNTLEQKLQVVDYIFNAYIYDSSFNSIVSDSLTAKDFSTYKEIDQQLNYISSFGPSQTIAELISLKGNWAVGEHGLERLSNEKREMIIEKYLSLPHVSTWLKEKKEANIKLVKQVPFSQSDKTGVLVVTIPLKSFGDLIYKPSHSDPIYILNQEGSLLYHSNAPASNEDPIDLDISNVIRTSDKPTGLMKVKGDKDEYKVVYSKSSYNGWVYITKINQSEVAQAMKPTIIGISAMSIFMLLVTIVIAYISSDYFSKPIRELQNFIPNIHKEGVRDEFELIGNSLKDVMKKNESLESMVTTQHEQLKTLFMLHLFHGRLDEEEINEELRSFKFPQDWRCLYVLAIQFDGVNNSDYTRKDKDLLLFSINQIVSEMIDENERLAPAVIDDNTQGTIFLGSGEKNDNDITILNQYAESIQKKVKGIFNLTISIGISSPYKKLSDSKKALKEGIDALKYRLKVGKESIIFYESVSSILSNNQINTYFPKTLENQLFDTIKLGDSEKAKDTLYQLLADLFKNNPNPLGLEVNLMRFLNDLLNLMQIMGMEQLTMEEHQTIYQAISDMKTSEEIERFVTDRIVYPMIDTVSERTDSQYKTISSKIIHIIQTEFDQDLSLEVIASRLHYNKNYLSSIFKKEFKQSFSEYLAFYRFEMAKNWLIETNISVKEISERLRYNNSQNFIRSFRKLEGTTPGKYRELHRKDEMSM, encoded by the coding sequence ATGAAGCATAAACCCAAGTACTTTTACCGAATATTTTTCCCATTCGTATTGGTTGGAAGCCTTGTAATGATTATCTTTAACTGTTTTGCATTCCTTTTTACGAGGGATTCTCTGGAAGAGAAAATTATAGTTGAAAAACAAGAAAATGTCGTTCAGACAATGAATACTCTTGAGCAAAAACTTCAAGTAGTAGACTATATATTTAACGCTTATATTTATGATTCATCCTTTAATTCTATTGTCAGCGATTCTTTAACTGCAAAGGATTTTAGTACATACAAAGAAATTGATCAGCAATTAAATTACATATCCTCCTTTGGCCCAAGCCAAACTATAGCTGAATTGATTAGCTTAAAAGGTAATTGGGCAGTAGGAGAACACGGGTTAGAAAGGTTATCGAACGAGAAGAGAGAAATGATTATAGAAAAATATCTTTCTCTTCCCCATGTATCTACCTGGTTGAAGGAAAAAAAAGAAGCCAACATTAAGCTTGTTAAGCAGGTACCATTTTCCCAATCAGATAAAACAGGTGTATTGGTTGTTACGATTCCCTTAAAATCGTTTGGGGATCTGATATACAAACCGTCACATAGTGATCCAATCTACATCTTAAATCAGGAAGGTTCTCTACTTTATCACAGTAATGCTCCTGCCTCAAATGAGGATCCTATTGATCTGGACATTTCAAATGTAATAAGAACCAGTGATAAGCCGACAGGGCTTATGAAGGTAAAAGGAGATAAGGATGAATACAAGGTGGTCTATTCCAAGTCTAGCTATAATGGTTGGGTGTACATTACTAAAATAAATCAATCAGAAGTTGCCCAAGCGATGAAACCTACAATTATTGGAATAAGTGCGATGAGTATCTTTATGCTATTGGTGACAATCGTGATTGCTTATATAAGTTCAGACTATTTTTCAAAGCCGATTAGAGAACTTCAGAATTTTATTCCAAATATACATAAAGAAGGAGTTCGCGATGAATTTGAGCTAATCGGAAATTCTCTGAAAGATGTTATGAAAAAAAATGAATCTTTGGAAAGCATGGTGACTACTCAGCATGAGCAATTGAAGACTTTATTTATGCTTCATTTATTTCATGGCCGATTGGATGAAGAGGAGATTAATGAGGAATTACGCAGTTTTAAATTTCCGCAGGACTGGCGCTGCCTCTATGTCCTTGCAATTCAGTTTGATGGTGTGAATAATTCAGATTATACAAGAAAGGATAAGGACTTGCTTTTATTCTCAATTAATCAAATTGTATCTGAAATGATTGATGAAAACGAAAGATTAGCGCCAGCCGTCATTGATGACAATACTCAGGGTACAATCTTTTTAGGCAGTGGAGAAAAGAATGATAATGATATTACCATCCTGAATCAATATGCTGAAAGTATACAAAAAAAGGTGAAAGGCATATTTAATTTAACGATTAGTATAGGGATTAGCAGTCCTTACAAGAAGTTAAGCGACAGCAAGAAGGCGCTTAAAGAAGGAATAGATGCATTAAAATATCGGTTAAAAGTGGGAAAGGAATCTATTATTTTTTATGAAAGTGTATCTTCCATCCTATCAAACAATCAGATTAATACTTATTTCCCTAAAACACTAGAAAATCAATTATTCGATACTATTAAATTAGGTGACAGTGAAAAAGCAAAGGATACATTGTATCAGCTGCTTGCAGATTTATTTAAAAACAACCCAAATCCTCTTGGACTTGAAGTCAATTTGATGAGGTTTTTGAATGATTTATTGAATCTCATGCAAATTATGGGGATGGAACAATTGACAATGGAAGAGCATCAAACCATTTATCAAGCGATATCTGATATGAAAACATCCGAGGAAATTGAGAGATTTGTCACTGATAGAATCGTGTATCCTATGATAGATACTGTATCAGAAAGAACTGATTCACAATATAAGACGATCTCCAGTAAGATTATACATATTATTCAAACGGAATTTGATCAAGATCTTTCACTTGAAGTAATTGCGTCTCGTCTCCATTATAATAAGAATTATTTAAGTAGTATATTTAAGAAGGAATTCAAGCAATCATTTAGTGAATACTTAGCTTTTTACCGTTTTGAGATGGCTAAAAATTGGCTCATTGAGACAAATATATCTGTTAAGGAAATATCAGAGAGGCTTAGATATAATAACTCGCAGAATTTTATTCGTTCATTTAGGAAGTTAGAAGGGACTACACCAGGAAAATATCGAGAACTGCATCGGAAGGATGAAATGTCAATGTAG
- a CDS encoding YesL family protein, translated as MDRFGEGLNNACNFVLMLVYLQLLWCLFTLAGAVVAGIGPSTCAMFTVLRKWIRGDKDIPIFKTFLKVYRTEFKEANLIAIGYMAAGIILYIDLLYIESQALRGLLIVIGFLYLISLLFIFPMLVHYELEKVRDKLKYSLIIGISYLQYSLILIIMLGVVYFFLFMIPGILTFIGISIGAYLIMWMTHQVFKKIELQTTYVQKEEKVS; from the coding sequence ATGGATAGGTTTGGTGAGGGTTTAAACAATGCGTGTAATTTTGTCCTCATGTTGGTTTATCTGCAACTCTTATGGTGCCTCTTTACATTAGCAGGTGCTGTAGTTGCAGGAATAGGACCATCCACTTGCGCGATGTTTACCGTTTTACGTAAATGGATCCGTGGAGATAAGGATATTCCGATTTTTAAAACATTCCTTAAAGTCTATCGAACAGAATTTAAAGAAGCTAATCTTATCGCGATTGGCTATATGGCGGCTGGAATTATTCTGTATATAGATTTATTGTATATAGAATCACAAGCTTTAAGAGGGCTTTTGATTGTAATAGGATTTCTCTATCTGATTTCACTACTATTTATTTTTCCGATGCTGGTTCATTATGAATTGGAGAAGGTTCGAGATAAGCTGAAATATTCCTTGATTATTGGTATTTCGTATCTGCAATACTCACTGATTTTGATTATCATGCTAGGTGTTGTCTACTTTTTTCTCTTCATGATACCAGGTATTTTAACTTTTATAGGTATTAGTATTGGCGCATATCTCATTATGTGGATGACGCATCAGGTCTTTAAGAAGATAGAACTTCAAACAACTTATGTACAAAAAGAAGAAAAGGTTTCCTAG
- a CDS encoding NAD-dependent epimerase/dehydratase family protein: MKKKVVIIGGSGTIGKVLNEGLNEKYEVIILDKQKPSFQAEFIEVDATNFDQLLECIPGDSDALVNLLTIKTEHDLEVIEEFHKMTEIHFIASFYILRAAVELEIPKIVYASSNHTTDRYEREGRSTFGREINISDYPNSRGLYGVLKFASESIGHIFSKEIGYPHSVINLRIGTVVPYEKEAVKENERLRHTLLSHTDAVQLFDLAIESTVKYGTYYGVSDNPDKPWTTENAWKELGFISKVNAIDVSKE, from the coding sequence ATGAAAAAAAAGGTAGTTATAATTGGCGGATCAGGAACCATTGGTAAAGTGCTAAATGAAGGTCTTAATGAAAAATATGAGGTAATTATTCTGGATAAACAAAAACCATCCTTTCAAGCTGAATTTATCGAAGTGGATGCCACTAATTTTGACCAATTATTAGAATGCATACCAGGTGATTCTGATGCTTTGGTCAATTTGCTAACAATCAAGACAGAACATGATTTGGAAGTTATTGAAGAATTTCATAAAATGACAGAAATTCATTTCATCGCTTCTTTCTATATTTTACGTGCCGCTGTTGAATTGGAAATTCCTAAAATTGTCTATGCGAGCAGCAATCATACAACAGATAGGTATGAAAGGGAAGGGAGGTCTACATTTGGAAGAGAGATTAATATTAGCGATTATCCTAATTCACGAGGTCTTTATGGTGTATTGAAGTTTGCTTCTGAAAGTATTGGGCACATATTTTCTAAAGAGATTGGATATCCCCATTCGGTCATTAACCTGAGGATTGGTACTGTAGTCCCCTATGAAAAAGAAGCGGTAAAAGAAAATGAACGTTTGCGTCATACATTGTTATCGCATACAGATGCTGTACAATTATTTGACTTGGCAATAGAATCTACAGTTAAGTATGGGACTTATTATGGCGTCTCAGATAATCCTGATAAGCCATGGACAACAGAAAATGCTTGGAAAGAGCTTGGATTTATATCAAAAGTGAATGCAATAGATGTGTCTAAAGAGTAG
- a CDS encoding penicillin-binding transpeptidase domain-containing protein, with translation MKVKKTIWGSIGMLLMVLILAGCNETVSPEERLKEYINLWNDQKFDKMYSNYVADSAKDKFKKEQYVDRYQKVYKDLEISDLSVKSEFKDEKELKRDQKSITLPIQVKMNSLAGPIEFEKEVTMKLETKDKEENWYVDWDTTYIFPELQPDDKIGIKTTTGKRGEILDRNGNGLAINGIAQTVGITPEKFDESKKAELTKLLNLSNDYIDKQLNQSWVQPGYFVPIKTIQNNQTELIEKLKVINGVSFQEKEIREYPYGESAAHLTGYVGTITAEELEKNKDKGYSNDSIIGKRGLEQLLEDKLRPKDGNTIYINREDDPIVIAETEAEDGESFRLVLDGELQKQAFQNMKGAAGTFAAVHPNTGDVLALVSSPSFNPNDFVLGISSEKYSQLENDKKLPLLNRFAAAYSPGSTIKPIIAAIGLKTGKLDPEKQLNIKGLKWSKGKEWGNASITRVSDPGKPVNLQTALQISDNIYFAQTALSIGETDLINGFKELGIGEEKFPLEYPVRASQYSNSGKLESSKLLADTGYGQGEVLMSAVHLSSIYGTIVNDGKLMKPRLYLDTETAVWHDSFITAEQAKTLKTDLRKVVTSGTGKAANTPKLELAGKTGTAELKSTQGEEGIENGLFVAYDQKNPKAVMALLIEDVQNNGGGKNVQSIVQKTFLDWDSSEID, from the coding sequence TTGAAGGTTAAAAAAACCATATGGGGAAGTATAGGAATGTTATTAATGGTTCTTATCTTGGCTGGTTGTAATGAAACTGTCAGTCCAGAAGAGCGATTGAAGGAATACATAAACCTGTGGAACGATCAGAAATTTGATAAGATGTATTCGAACTATGTAGCAGACTCAGCCAAAGACAAGTTTAAAAAAGAACAATATGTCGATCGATATCAAAAGGTCTATAAGGACCTGGAGATTTCCGATTTATCAGTTAAAAGCGAATTCAAGGATGAGAAAGAGCTGAAGAGGGATCAAAAAAGTATAACACTTCCCATTCAAGTAAAAATGAATTCCCTTGCAGGACCGATTGAATTTGAAAAAGAAGTAACCATGAAGCTTGAAACGAAGGATAAGGAAGAGAATTGGTATGTAGACTGGGATACAACTTATATTTTCCCTGAACTTCAGCCAGACGATAAGATTGGGATTAAAACGACAACTGGTAAAAGGGGCGAAATCCTTGATCGTAATGGAAATGGACTTGCGATAAATGGAATTGCTCAAACTGTAGGTATAACACCAGAGAAGTTTGATGAATCCAAAAAAGCTGAGTTAACAAAATTATTGAATCTTAGCAATGACTATATTGATAAACAGCTTAATCAAAGCTGGGTTCAGCCAGGTTATTTTGTGCCAATTAAAACAATCCAAAATAACCAAACAGAGCTGATTGAAAAATTAAAAGTTATTAATGGTGTCAGTTTCCAAGAAAAAGAGATTCGGGAATATCCATATGGTGAAAGTGCAGCCCATTTGACAGGATATGTAGGTACTATTACTGCTGAAGAGCTAGAGAAAAATAAAGATAAGGGCTATTCAAATGACAGTATAATTGGCAAAAGAGGGCTTGAGCAATTATTAGAGGATAAACTGCGCCCGAAAGATGGCAATACGATTTATATTAACCGCGAAGATGACCCTATAGTCATTGCTGAAACAGAAGCAGAGGATGGGGAAAGCTTTAGGTTAGTATTGGATGGTGAATTACAAAAACAAGCATTTCAAAATATGAAGGGAGCTGCGGGGACATTTGCTGCGGTACATCCAAATACAGGAGATGTATTGGCGCTTGTAAGTTCTCCGTCGTTTAATCCAAACGACTTTGTACTGGGAATTAGCTCAGAGAAGTATAGTCAGCTGGAAAATGATAAAAAACTGCCATTGTTAAATCGATTTGCGGCCGCTTATTCACCTGGTTCAACGATCAAGCCGATTATTGCAGCAATTGGTTTAAAAACGGGTAAGCTTGACCCAGAAAAACAGCTGAATATTAAAGGCTTAAAATGGTCTAAAGGGAAAGAATGGGGAAATGCCTCTATTACAAGAGTAAGCGATCCAGGAAAACCTGTTAATCTTCAAACTGCCTTACAAATCTCAGATAATATTTATTTCGCACAGACAGCTCTTTCGATTGGTGAGACTGATTTGATTAATGGATTTAAGGAATTAGGGATTGGCGAAGAAAAATTCCCGCTCGAATATCCAGTCCGCGCATCACAATATTCAAATAGCGGCAAATTGGAGAGCAGTAAATTATTAGCTGATACTGGCTATGGTCAAGGAGAAGTATTAATGAGTGCGGTTCATTTATCCAGTATTTACGGTACAATTGTCAATGATGGAAAATTGATGAAGCCTCGTCTTTACCTTGATACTGAAACTGCCGTTTGGCATGATTCTTTTATTACTGCTGAACAGGCTAAAACATTGAAAACTGACTTGAGGAAGGTTGTTACAAGCGGCACAGGAAAGGCTGCAAACACACCTAAACTGGAATTAGCAGGTAAGACAGGTACAGCTGAGCTGAAAAGCACACAAGGAGAAGAAGGTATTGAAAATGGGTTATTCGTAGCCTATGATCAAAAAAATCCGAAGGCTGTCATGGCACTGTTAATAGAAGATGTACAAAATAATGGCGGAGGTAAAAATGTTCAATCCATTGTTCAAAAGACATTCTTGGATTGGGATTCCTCTGAAATTGATTAA
- a CDS encoding ABC transporter permease, which produces MKDTAVVVKDDPQGTATLHKRTGVKNLSKRFITNLIKYKFLYLMLLPGLLYFIIFKYFPMGGLIIAFQDYQPFLGISESPWVGFKHFIRLFTEPTFFTLLSNTLILFALNLFIFFPIPIILALMLNEVRIKMFKNAIQTVIYIPHFMSWVIIVSISYVFLTTDGGIVNEMLAQLGGQKVDFLTDGAWTRAIYILQIIWKEMGWSTIIYLAAVTAVDPQLYEAAKMDGANRLRQIWHVTLPAIRPVIIILLILKIGQTLDLGFEHVYLLLNSLNREMVEIFDTYVYTAGLKNGQLSYSTAVGLFKGLVGLVLVIGANKLAKKFGEDGLY; this is translated from the coding sequence ATGAAGGATACAGCGGTTGTCGTCAAAGATGATCCGCAGGGAACAGCAACACTCCATAAAAGAACTGGGGTGAAGAATTTGAGCAAAAGGTTCATAACGAACCTCATTAAATATAAATTTCTTTATTTAATGTTGTTACCTGGTCTGTTGTATTTTATTATCTTCAAGTACTTTCCTATGGGAGGATTAATCATCGCTTTTCAGGATTATCAGCCTTTCCTGGGAATCAGCGAAAGTCCATGGGTGGGATTTAAACATTTTATTCGCTTATTTACAGAACCAACATTTTTTACATTATTATCAAATACATTAATACTTTTTGCATTAAACCTGTTTATTTTTTTCCCGATCCCTATCATTCTCGCGCTCATGTTAAATGAAGTAAGAATAAAAATGTTCAAGAATGCAATACAAACAGTCATTTATATTCCGCATTTTATGTCATGGGTCATTATTGTTTCTATTTCTTATGTATTTTTAACAACCGATGGGGGCATTGTTAATGAAATGCTTGCCCAGCTTGGAGGTCAGAAGGTTGATTTCTTAACGGATGGTGCCTGGACTAGAGCAATTTATATACTTCAGATTATATGGAAGGAAATGGGTTGGTCGACAATCATTTATCTTGCAGCAGTAACAGCGGTTGACCCTCAGCTTTATGAAGCGGCTAAGATGGATGGAGCGAATAGATTAAGGCAGATATGGCATGTTACTCTTCCCGCCATTCGTCCTGTAATCATCATTCTTTTAATCTTGAAAATTGGACAAACACTTGATTTAGGATTTGAACACGTTTATCTTCTATTAAACTCATTGAACCGTGAAATGGTAGAAATCTTTGACACGTATGTGTATACGGCTGGATTGAAAAATGGACAATTAAGCTATAGTACTGCTGTTGGTTTATTTAAAGGGTTGGTCGGACTTGTTCTAGTCATAGGTGCCAACAAACTCGCCAAGAAGTTTGGAGAGGATGGGTTGTATTGA
- a CDS encoding HAD family hydrolase produces MSLQTVLFDFDGTIADTLPVSFEAFRYVFNKYDQRSLTDEEIIQLFGPIEDVIIRNHLRNKEKVEHAIEDFYDLYEKGHNREFEYLTEIQEMLDVLKDMDINLGIVTGKSRRSLTLSLELLNLYDYFDVTISGDEVKAPKPDPEGIQKSLFLLHNDPSEVIVVGDSQADIAAGASAHVTTIAAQWFSTVQTSLYGTKPTHICKTLPDFIKLIKKYKHETSIKIHKK; encoded by the coding sequence GTGAGTCTCCAGACCGTTCTGTTTGATTTTGATGGAACTATTGCCGATACTTTACCTGTTAGTTTTGAAGCTTTTAGGTATGTGTTTAATAAATATGATCAAAGAAGTTTAACTGATGAAGAGATTATTCAATTATTTGGTCCCATTGAGGATGTTATTATAAGAAATCATTTACGTAATAAGGAAAAGGTGGAGCATGCCATAGAAGATTTTTATGATTTATATGAAAAAGGGCATAATCGTGAGTTTGAATACTTAACAGAAATTCAGGAAATGCTGGATGTTTTAAAGGACATGGATATAAATCTGGGAATTGTTACTGGAAAAAGCAGAAGATCATTAACACTCTCACTAGAGTTGTTGAATCTATACGACTATTTCGATGTGACCATTTCTGGCGATGAAGTTAAAGCACCTAAACCCGATCCTGAAGGGATACAGAAATCACTATTTTTACTCCATAATGATCCATCTGAGGTCATCGTTGTTGGAGATAGCCAGGCTGATATCGCTGCAGGAGCTTCAGCGCACGTAACGACCATCGCAGCTCAATGGTTTAGCACAGTTCAAACGAGCTTGTATGGAACAAAGCCTACTCATATTTGTAAGACTCTTCCTGATTTTATTAAATTGATAAAAAAATATAAGCATGAAACTTCAATTAAAATACACAAAAAATAA
- a CDS encoding 5'-nucleotidase C-terminal domain-containing protein yields the protein MKFRLKFYRMLAIITMVVALAGTLVAPAVDAKTADRQNEARFIQELGVSSQSMKKQRSISRIDAAALMARALKLDNQKAPKTNFTDVPKSSQKAVNSLVYAGILDGKSKNKFGSYEPLTRGELAVWIAKAFELKGSTVTDFSDVPAKHAERIGSILLYGIAESISDTEFGYNQKVSLSELISMLQLALKAPDYQLRVLHVNDTHANIENTPRQITAIDEHRNGNTNNLLLHAGDVFSGTLYFNEFKGLADLELMNLAGFDAFTFGNHEFDLGTETLLPFVQSAEFPFVSANVDFSDDALMKRFQKNTYTAKPHDGKIYDGIIKNVNGEKVGIFGLTTAETTSISSPGDVRFEEYINSAKASVKAFKKQGVDKIIALTHIGYNDGGGDNDLELANQVEGIDIIVGGHSHSQLNEPVVVDKYKEMTVIVQANEYSKYLGELDVSFDKKGQVIAYDGELISIDAKNAEGSYIFAEDPAAAQILAKYKPVVDAKKKQVVGTTAVDLIGGNPAARTGETNLGNLIADGMLDKAKAINPNTVIALQNGGGVRTTLKAGPITLADVMTVLPFSNALAIMEISGAALKTALEHSVSAAPSASGGYLQVAGMRFTYDSSKPVGTRVQSVEINQNGEYTSLVDTQTYFAATNIFTAKGGDGYSVFADIYADGRVSEPGFVDWEIFSDYIQSFPEQTVSPNVEGRIIDVAN from the coding sequence ATGAAGTTTCGATTGAAGTTTTATCGTATGTTGGCCATTATAACAATGGTTGTTGCGCTTGCTGGAACATTGGTTGCGCCGGCTGTGGATGCAAAGACAGCTGATCGCCAGAATGAAGCACGTTTTATTCAGGAACTGGGCGTTTCGTCCCAAAGTATGAAGAAACAGAGATCCATATCTCGAATTGATGCAGCTGCTCTGATGGCGCGCGCATTAAAACTCGATAACCAGAAAGCTCCAAAGACAAACTTTACAGATGTGCCAAAATCGTCCCAAAAAGCAGTAAACTCATTAGTCTATGCCGGTATTCTTGATGGGAAAAGCAAGAATAAGTTTGGCAGCTATGAGCCTTTAACTCGTGGGGAGCTTGCTGTTTGGATTGCGAAGGCTTTCGAGTTGAAAGGAAGCACAGTAACAGACTTCTCTGATGTACCTGCTAAACACGCGGAAAGAATCGGTTCTATCCTTCTATACGGTATCGCTGAGTCTATTTCCGATACTGAATTTGGTTATAACCAAAAGGTTAGCTTATCTGAGCTTATTTCCATGCTGCAACTAGCCCTAAAAGCCCCAGATTATCAATTGCGTGTTCTTCATGTGAACGATACACACGCAAATATTGAAAATACACCACGACAAATAACCGCGATTGATGAACATCGCAATGGAAATACGAATAATCTTCTTCTCCATGCTGGTGATGTATTCTCTGGCACCCTTTATTTTAACGAATTTAAGGGACTAGCCGATCTTGAATTGATGAATCTAGCCGGATTCGATGCATTTACTTTCGGTAACCACGAGTTTGACCTTGGCACTGAGACTTTGCTGCCATTCGTTCAAAGCGCTGAGTTCCCATTTGTGAGTGCAAATGTTGACTTCAGCGATGATGCCCTCATGAAAAGATTTCAGAAAAACACATATACTGCTAAGCCACATGATGGAAAAATTTACGACGGTATCATTAAAAATGTAAACGGGGAGAAAGTTGGTATTTTCGGCTTAACGACCGCTGAGACTACCAGTATCTCTAGTCCTGGTGATGTTAGATTCGAGGAATATATCAATTCAGCTAAGGCCTCCGTTAAAGCATTTAAGAAACAAGGTGTCGATAAAATCATCGCCCTTACCCATATTGGCTACAATGATGGCGGAGGAGACAATGACCTCGAGCTTGCTAATCAAGTCGAAGGCATTGACATTATTGTTGGCGGCCACTCTCATTCACAACTGAATGAGCCAGTCGTTGTAGATAAATACAAAGAAATGACTGTTATCGTACAAGCAAACGAGTATTCCAAATATCTTGGTGAGCTTGATGTGAGCTTTGATAAAAAAGGACAAGTTATCGCCTATGATGGCGAACTGATTAGCATTGATGCTAAGAATGCGGAAGGATCTTATATCTTTGCCGAAGACCCGGCAGCAGCTCAAATTCTAGCGAAGTATAAGCCTGTTGTTGACGCAAAGAAAAAGCAAGTTGTCGGAACAACAGCCGTCGATCTGATTGGCGGCAATCCTGCTGCAAGAACAGGCGAAACTAATCTTGGCAACTTGATTGCTGATGGAATGCTCGATAAGGCAAAAGCCATCAATCCAAATACTGTCATCGCCCTACAAAATGGTGGCGGTGTCCGGACAACCTTAAAGGCAGGGCCAATCACATTAGCTGACGTTATGACAGTCCTCCCCTTCAGCAATGCACTCGCAATCATGGAAATTAGCGGAGCGGCATTGAAAACAGCTCTTGAACATAGCGTTAGTGCTGCTCCAAGCGCTAGCGGTGGATACCTGCAGGTCGCAGGCATGCGCTTTACCTATGATAGCTCTAAACCAGTAGGCACACGCGTGCAATCAGTCGAAATAAACCAGAATGGTGAATATACATCACTCGTGGATACACAGACCTACTTCGCTGCTACGAACATCTTCACTGCCAAAGGCGGGGATGGTTATTCTGTCTTTGCTGATATTTATGCAGATGGCCGCGTAAGCGAACCCGGCTTCGTTGATTGGGAGATTTTCTCCGATTACATCCAGTCCTTCCCTGAACAAACTGTTTCACCTAATGTTGAAGGCAGGATTATTGATGTAGCTAATTAA